The Aphis gossypii isolate Hap1 chromosome 3, ASM2018417v2, whole genome shotgun sequence genome includes a region encoding these proteins:
- the LOC126551128 gene encoding zinc finger MYM-type protein 5-like: MFAIIMDSTQDVTKADQMNSLCPSCGKNRDLMNNTNWIRHKESCKKKIKSVKRSASSSISNFFKPTERDGKFPKFEQSIFNNPSTSIIENTDNVQEHQVNIEKIAFDNPSTSKVTRSVDISIGMHDFQLYPNDPANFPEEMSSELLTYFIQYGPCQPSPLELPSNIFPKSKDPNGVSRSFHESYYHKIIQNIQVRRTWLSYSPSQNKLYCVSCKLFGLLKAKKAILA, translated from the exons ATGAATTCACTGTGTCCCAGTTGTGGAAAAAATCGTGATTTAATGAACAATACCAACTGGATTCGACACAAGGaatcttgtaaaaaaaaaataaagtctgTTAAAAGAAGTGCTTCAAGTTccatttcaaacttttttaaaccTACAGAACGTGATGgaaaatttccaaaatttgAACAATCAA tttttaataatccaTCAACATCAATAATAGAAAACACCGATAATGTTCAAGAACATCAGGTgaacattgaaaaaattg cttTTGATAATCCATCAACATCAAAAGTTACCCGCTCGGTTGATATCTCAATTGGAATGCATG ATTTTCAATTGTATCCAAACGATCCTGCAAATTTTCCTGAAGAAATGTCAAGTGAACTGTTGAcatatttcatacaatatGGACCATGTCAGCCTTCTCCATTAGAACTaccatcaaatatttttccaaaaagcAAGGATCCAAATGGTGTATCAAGAAGTTTTCACGAATCTTACTAtcacaaaattatacaaaatattcaagtgCGACGAACTTGGTTATCATATTCACCTTCccaaaataagttatattgtgtatcttgtaaattatttggatTACTTAAGGCTAAAAAGGCTATTTTAGCATAA
- the LOC126551129 gene encoding zinc finger MYM-type protein 1-like codes for MSHESQKKLLLIIAEIIRSVIVKQLNAAGLFSVIIDTTTDVARLEQFSFIVRYVHEGNIEERLLSLITASDATGKGLYNTFCTITEMYQIDWKTKLCAQSYDGAAAMQGEYSGLRTYIQNENPKSIYVWCFAHLLNLVIVDTLDSTTDTKIFFGDLHGIVTFMRARKRTATFYECQKKLNIGSKANDRIRKIKNFSDTRWTSHDRVITVIHDKYDALKNTLELLSESRQSNCFKCKIIFINNFFVSFCIGS; via the coding sequence ATGTCTCATGaaagtcaaaaaaaattattattaattattgcagAAATTATTAGATCTGTAATTGTAAAACAACTCAATGCAGCTGGATTATTCTCTGTTATCATTGACACAACGACCGATGTGGCAAGACTGgaacaattttcttttattgttcGATATGTTCATGAAGGAAACATCGAAGAACGTTTATTAAGTTTGATTACAGCGTCAGATGCTACAGGAAAAGGGctgtataatactttttgtaCTATTACAGAAATGTATCAGATTGAttggaaaacaaaattatgcgCTCAATCATACGATGGTGCTGCAGCTATGCAAGGGGAGTACTCAGGATTACGCACATATATTCAGAATGAAAATCCcaaatcaatttatgtgtGGTGTTTCGCACACTTGCTTAACCTAGTTATTGTCGATACATTAGATTCTACAActgatacaaaaatattttttggggaCTTGCATGGAATTGTAACATTTATGCGAGCCAGGAAAAGAACtgcaacattttatgaatgccaaaaaaaattgaacattggATCTAAAGCTAATGATAGAAttcgaaaaatcaaaaatttctcAGATACACGGTGGACGTCCCATGATCGTGTTATAACAGTAATACATGATAAGTATGatgctttaaaaaatactttagaaTTGCTATCAGAATCCAGACAGAGTAACTGCTTCAAatgcaaaatcatttttattaataatttcttcgTTTCATTTTGTATTGGTTCTTAA
- the LOC114122905 gene encoding uncharacterized protein LOC114122905 yields MILKKSERGTKRMPGENVQDEISSSASDRFRVNTYYKCLDQIILSIDNRFSSARDRMKDLALLPTERLIEAKHKSEMDLPDKCFLDLATWITDINPYQLKTEYSLFSKSLKELIIGMKFPDNQSKESSDINSEDEHQNIMSEPKQNITLETIINILSSFDIMCAFPNLYCAYKALCTIPASSASAERSFSKVKLIKTRLRSTMSQQRLESLMFISCERDIPIDINEVINKFGLSSSVLKKELMFG; encoded by the exons atgattttaaaaaagtccGAACGAGGAACCAAAAGAATGCCTGGAGAAAATGTACAGGATGAAATCAGTTCTTCAGCATCAGACAG gtttagAGTGAACAcatattacaaatgtttagaccaaataattttatctatagataatagattTAGTAGTGCTAGAGACAGAATGAAAGATCTTGCATTACTACCAACAGAGCGGTTAATTGAAGCCAAACATAAATCTGAAATGGATCTTCCAGATAAATGCTTTTTAGATTTGGCTACATGGATTACTGATATTAATCCATATCAACTTAAAACTgagtattcattatttagtaaaagcTTAAAAGAATTGATTATTGGAATGAAATTCCCAGATAATCAATCCAAAGAATCATCTGATATTAACTCTGAAGAtgaacatcaaaatattatgagcgAACCAAAACAGAACATAACACtagaaactataataaacattcTCTCAAGTTTTGACATTATGTGTGCCTTTCCAAATTTGTATTGTGCTTATAAAGCATTATGTACAATTCCAGCCTCATCAGCCTCAGCGGAAAGAAGCTTTtcaaag GTTAAATTGATCAAAACTAGACTAAGGTCGACAATGTCCCAACAAAGGTTGGagagtttaatgtttatatcttGTGAAAGAGACATACCCATTGATATCAatgaagttataaataaatttggatTGTCATCAAGTGTAttgaaaaaagaattaatgtttggataa